In the Natrinema sp. CBA1119 genome, CGGTAGCGGCGTCTGGCACGGGCTGCTCGCCGGCTCGCTCGGCGGGATCATCGGTGGCCTACTCCTCGCCGTCGCCGTCGGTCTCGCGGGTCTCGCGCTCGGACCGCTCGGCGGGGCGATCTCCGGCGCCGCCGGGATCGGCATCTTCCTGCTCGCGGTTACGATCTCGATCGTGATGGCGCTCGAGAGCGCGGTCGCCGGTGCCGTCGGTGCCGCGGTCAGCAACTAACGGACTGCTGGTCGGTCTCTCGAGCCGTCGGTGACGGACCGATGTGTGGGAGATCCCGATCCCCGATGATCTGTCCCTGCGCAACCATTACAACGGGCGGGTCCGATCGTTTACCCGACGTGTCACCTTCGGTCTACGATCCGCGACTCGAGTCGGTTACCGTCGCCGAAACGTCGCTCAGCGATATCGACGGCGAGAACGGCGATCTCCTGATCGGCGGCTATCCCGTCGCGGAACTCGCGACCAACGCGACCTACGAGGAAACGGTCTTTCTCCTGTTCGAGGGTCGACTGCCGACCGCCGAGGAACTCGCGGACTTTCGCGGCGCTCTCGTGAGTCGCCGCAACCTCCCTTCGGCGGTCCGAGCGGTACTTCGGGAGGCCGCCGCGGCCGACGAACCCGTGATGGATGCGATCCGGATGGGTATCGCGGCGGCGACCCTCGAGACCGACGCGACGGAGCCGCGGGCGGCCGCCGAGCGAGTCGTTGCCGTCTTCCCCACGATCGCTGCCGCGTACTGGCGGTATCGACGCGGTGCGGAGCCGGTTGCGCCCGACGAGGAGCTTGGCCACGCCGCGAACTATCTGTACATGCTCACGGGCGAGCGGCCGGCCGACACCGACGTTCGCGGCCTCGAGGCGTTCCTGACGACCCTGATCGAACACGGCCTCAATCCGTCGACGTTTACCGCCCGAACCGTGCTGTCGACGGAGTCCGACGTCGTCTCCGCGGTGACGGCCGCCGTCGGGACGTTCAAGGGATCGCGCCACGGCGGCGGGCTCGAACTGGTCGCCGACGCCCTGCAGACGGTCCACGAGTCCGGCGGTGGCGAGGCGTACGTCCGCGAGAAGCTGGACGCCGGCGAGCGCGTGAAGGGGTTCGGCCATCCGGTCTACGAGGGACGGGACCCGCGTGCGCCGGTGCTTTCGGCGGTCGCCGAGCGCCTCGCCGACGGGTCGGGCGACGACTTCCTCGAGACCGTCCGGGAGTTCGAGGCGGTCGCCGGCGACGTGCTGGCCGAGCGCGTTCCCAAGCGGGGGACGGAGCCGAACGTCGAGTTCTACGCCGCCGCCGTGCTCCGGGCGATCGGTCTCCCGCGGGAGCTGTTTACGGCGACGTTCGGCGTCTCGCGGGTCGGCGGCTGGACGGCCCACTGTCTCGAGCAGTTGGCCGACAACGACCTCGTTCGGCCCACCGGCCGGTACGTCGGCGCGACGGAGCAGGCGTGGCTCCCCGTCGAGAACCGATACGTCGCGGGTGATTCGGTGGTTCGACACCCGGTCGAGTCCTCGTCGCTCGAGCCCGTTTCGGAGACGCTCGCGGTCCTCTCGGAGCCGAGTCGGCTCGAACTCCTCTTGCTGTTGTCCGACCGCGACGACGTGGTTTCGTACTCGGCGCTGCGCGCGTCGTCGTCGATCGAGGACAAGGGGCGGTTCAACTACCACCTGCGCCAGCTCCGGGAGTATTTCGTCGCGAAGCGCGAGGCGGGGTACGAACTGACCGACGCCGGTCGAACGGTCGTCCGGAGCGTCCTGACCGAGGGCCGACTCGCCGACGACCTCCGCAAGTAGGGCCGTCGGCCGGTCGTCGCTCGAGGGGAAGCGAGGTTCTCCGGCTCCGATGAAACGACAGTGCGTCACCGTTCGACGGATTCGGCCGTTTTGCCCGGTATCGGCCGTGGGTGGCTGGATTCGAACGCTACTGGAAACACCGCATGACCGACTGGTCCCGGAAGCGGTCGCCGCCGACCGCGAATCGGGAGAACGACGCTGCTCCGAGCGCTTACGGTGGTGTCGGCCCTCCGGAGAGACATGAGCGAGACCGTCAATCGGGGACTCGAGGGTATCACCGTCGCGGAGACGAGACTGAGCGACATCGACGGGGAGTCGGGAGCGCTGACCATCGGCGGGTTCCCGGTGGCGGAACTCGCGACGAATGCGACCTACGAGGAAAGCGTCTTTCTCCTGGTCGAGGATCGACTGCCGACGGCCGCGGAACTCGCCGACTTCCGTGCGGACCTCGCGAGCCGACGCGAGATCTCCGAGGAGGTCCGTGCCGTCCTTCGACGGGCCGCCGCCGAGGACCGTCCGGCGATGGACGCGCTCCGGATGGGGTTGGCCGCGTCGACGCTCGGAACCGCGGAGTCCGTGTCGGAGGAGACCGCACGGCGAGTCGTCGCTGTCGTCCCGACCATCGTCGCGACCTACTGGCGATACCGACGGGGTAACGAGCCCGTCCCCCCGCGCGAGGACCTCGGCCACGCCGCGAACTACCTGTACATGCTCACCGGTACAGAGCCGGACGAGGCCACCGTCCGCGGGCTCGAGACCTACCTCAATACCGTCGTCGACCACGGCGTCAATGCTTCGACGTTTACCGCGCGGACCGTCGTCTCGACGCAGTCGGATCTCGTCTCGGCGGCGACCGCCGCGGTCGGTTCGCTCAAGGGACCGCTCCACGGCGGCGCGCCCGGTCCCGTTCTCGACATGCTCCGGACCGTCCACGAGCGCGGGGATCCCGACGCCTACGTCCGCGAAAAACTCGACGCCGGCGAACGGCTGATGGGTTTTGGCCACCGCGTCTACCGGGTCCGAGACCCGCGAGCGGCGGTCCTCTCGTCGGCGGCGGACCGCCTCTATCAGGGGAGGGACGACGACTTCTTCGAGACGGTCCGGGCGTTCGAGACGGTCGCCGTCGACGCCCTCGCGGCGCGGGGCGGCGACCGCCGCCTCGACACTAACGTCGAGTTCTACACCGCCGCCTTGCTCGAGGGCGTCGGGATTCCGATGGAACTGTTCACGACGACGTTCGCGGTCTCGCGAGTCGCCGGGTGGATGGCCCACTGCCTCGAGCAGCGGGCAGACAACCGACTGATCCGACCGGTCTCCCGGCACGTCGGCGAGACCGATCGGACGTGGACGCCAGTCGACGAGCGGTGAGTGGACCTCGGGTTCCGACCGCAGTCGGGACGCGACTCAGGCCCCGGCCATCTCCCGACAGCTCTCGGCGCACTTCGGCAGGACTTCTGCACAGGCCTGACAGTGGTCGTGATCGTGCTGTTCGCACTCCTCGGCACACTCCTCGCAGAGGTCTGCACAGAGTTCGCCCAGCTCCTGGTGATACCCCGAGTTGCGCGCCATGAATCGCGCGTGCAGCGACGCGATGTCGGCTACGTCCCGGCAGAGCCGGATACAGCGGGCCATCCCTTCGCCCTCGCCCGCACAGGCGTCCGCACACCACTCGCAGACCTGGGCGGCCTCGAGGCAGTTGTCGATACACTCCTGCATGTGCTCGTCAGAATGCGCGTTTTCGAGTTGTTGTAGTGCCATCGCCCGTGTCTCTACTGCCCAGCCTGTTCAAGATGCTCGCGGCGAATGCAAGCGGCGGTGACTGTGTGCGACGGAGCAACGAATGCGAGCAGCGGTGATGTGTGCGACGGAGCGGCGGAGCGACGATCGATTGTAGCGGCTAGCGCCGCGCCTCGAGTTCCGCCTCGAGATCCGAGAGCTCCATGTCCTTCATGGAGAGCAAGACGAGCAGGTGGTAGACGATGTCGGCACCCTCGTGGGCGATCTCCTCGCGGTCGTCGTCCTTTGCGGCCAACACGAGTTCGGTCGTCTCCTCGCCGAGTTTTTCTAACACTTCGTTCTCCCCTTTCTCGTGGGTAAACAGCGACGCGGTGTAGGAGTCCTCGGGCAGCGTTTCCTTCCGGTCTTCGATCACGGCGAACAGTTCCTCGAGCGTTTCGTCCATCTACATTTCACCCGACACGTTGCGGATGTCTTCGAGTTCGTCAAACTTTTCGCTATCGTCTCGCCCGTCCTCGAAGACCGACTCGGAGACCTCGATCGGCGCGTTCGTCCGGGCCGCCAGCGCGAGCGAATCGCTCGGCCGGGCGTCGACGACCGTCTCGCCGCGGGCCGTCTCGAGGTGGAGATCGGCGATGTAGGTCCCGCCCTGTCCGTCTCCGCGCTCCTTGATTTCGTTGACGACGACGCGGTCGATCCGACTGCCCAACTCCTCCATGACGTCCAACAAGAGATCGTGCGTCAGCGGCCGTCCGATGTCCTCGGCTTCGAGCCCGCGGGCGATGCTTGTCGCCTCGCTGAAGCCGATGAATATCGGCACGACATCGTCCTCGCCGTCGACGGCGAGGACGACAACCGGGACCGGTCCCTGGGGGGTCCCCGCGACGCGAACCGCGTCGATGGATGCCTGCATACCCGTACCGTGGGGAAGGAGAGAGAAAACAGGTCCGGTCGCGAATGCATGCACGGAGGCCCGGGACGCCATCGAACGCAGTGCCGGGACGTCGTCCTCGAGGCGCGGCGTTATCGGGGCTCCTCGAGCGCCGGCGTCGTCGCCGCGTCGTTTTCGAAGAAGGCCAGCCCGTGAATCCGGCTGTCCGGCGTCAGTTCCGGGTGAAAGGAGGTCCCGACGACCGGCCCGTCCCGGACGGCGACCGGGCGGTCGTCCCACGACGCGAGGACATCAGCGCCGCCGACCGAATCGATAGCGGGTGCGCGAATGAACACCGCCGGATACGGCTCGTCGAGGCCCGCGACGGCGAGCGGCGCTTCGAAGCTGTCTTTCTGCCGGCCGAACGCGTTTCGCTCGACGCTCACGTCGAGGACGCCGAGTTCCTCGATCCGGTCGTCGCCGGCGTCGCTCGAGGCGACGATCAGGCCGGCACACGTCGCGAGCAGGGGCTTCCCGGCGGCGACGTGCGCTCGGATTTCGGGGGCGATCCCCTCGCTGTGGAGCAGTCGGGAGATGGTCGTCGACTCGCCGCCGGGCATCGCCAGCAGATCGCAGTCGGGGACGATCCCCGACTCGCGGATCTCGCGGACGGTGACTTCGCGGTCGCGAACCGCGGCGGCGCGCTCGATGGCCGCTGCGTGTTCCTCGACGTCGCCCTGAACCGCGACGACGCCCGCAGTCAGTGACATGGCCCCGGCTACGGATGGGGGCGTCAAAAACATCGCGCCATCGGAACTGGCCGCATCGTCGGACTCGGTCGACCGTGACATGTCTGCCGCATCCTTACTGCCCTCGGCAACGTTTGCTGAACCGGAGATGAGCCGAATTGACGCGCGTCGATGGGAGTACAGGACGCTCAGACCGGTTCGCGGCGAAACGAAAAAGGAGGCCGAGGACCCCCAAGCGGCGCTGAACGAGCACGGCGCTGACGGCTGGGAACTCGTCGAGACGATCGACTACACGGGCGGCGGGACCAAGTACCTGGTATTCAAACGCCCCGCCGAGACGAGTGCCGGTGCCGATGACGGGTGAAACGCTGTGAACGACACCGACGACCTCGATAGTGAGATAGCCGGCGACTCCGACATCGAGACGGCCGGCGACTCCGACATCAGCACGGCAAACACGATGCGCGAACGCGCCGGTGAAAGTCGGCTCAAAATCTGGCTCCTGCTCGCCGCCTCTCGGCTGCAGGTGACCGCCGTCTTGGCGCTCGGCGTGTTCGTCACGTTCGTGGTGTTCGTCACCCTCACGCCGTCGCCCCTGCATGCGCAACTCCAGACCGGCGACACCATCGAGACGATGTTCTCGACGATGATCGGGGCGATTATCACCGGCGCTACGCTCGTCGTCACCATCGGCCAACTAGTGCTCTCTCAGGAGAACGGTCCGCTCGGCGACCAGCGCGACCGGATGGAGAACTCGATGGACTTCCGCGATTACACCGAGGAGCTCATCGGGTCGCCCAGTCCGGCGGATCCGTCGGAGTTCCTCCGCCAACTCGTCTTCGTGGCCGAACTGCGAGCGAAGGCGCTTCGCGACGGTGTCGCTGACAACGATAACGACCAGCTCCGCGCGGAGGTCGACGAGTTCACCGACAGCCTCGTGGGCAACGCCGAACTGGTCATCGACCAACTCGAAGACGCGACGTTCGGGAACTTCAGCGTCCTGTTCGCCGCGCTGAACTTCAATTACGGCTGGAAGATCTTCCAGGTCGAGCGGATCGCCAACGAGTTCGAAGACAGCCTGAGCGCCGAAGAGCTGTCCACTCTGGACGAGCTAAAGACGTCGCTCAGCCTGTTCGGGCCGGCGCGAGAGCACGTCAAGACGCTGTACTTCGAGTGGGAACTCGTCACACTCTCGCAGATGATAATTTACGCGGCGGTTCCGGCGCTGGTCCTCGCCGGGATTATGCTCACGGTTGTCGACGCGGGCACGTTCCCCGGGCGAACGCTCGGCGTGGCGAACATCACGTGGGCGATCGGGGCGGCGTTTACAGTGACGCTCCTGCCGTTTCTGCTGTTCGCGTCCTACGTCCTCCGGATCGTGACGGTCGCCAAGCGAACGCTCGCCATCGAACCGCTGATCCTTCGCAACTCCCAGCGGTAGCGGCGATTCGGATTGCCGATCACGGTTCGGTCGCGGTGACCGACCGGCCGACCGCTTGCCTCTCGCAACGGAGTTCCGGCAGTGCTGTGGCTACTCGAGGCGACGCTGAAAGAAGGGAGCCGATGCGTTACGAGACGAACGTCAGCAGCTGGACCAGCACGCCCAGCATGACGCCGAACGCGATGACCGTCTTGGGGTCGATACGGATGGCGTTCGAGTCCTCGGAGTCGAAGTACCGGACGAGTCCGGCACTGGACATCAGCCCGCCAGTGTTCTGTCCTTTGTCCATACCCGTCCCTATGGGCCCCTGAAACTAAACCTTTCGACCGGAGCCCGTCGTCGATCACGGCAATCGGTTGGCAGTGGGAAACCCTTATGCGCAGCGCGAGGCAACTAGCGTTGACCGCATGACTGTCACACTCAAGGACTTCTACGCAGACTGGTGTGGCCCCTGCAAGACCCAGGATCCGATCCTCGAGGACCTCGAGGACGATTGGGAGGGCCGATTCGAAGTCGAGAAAGTAAACGTCGACGAGCAACAGGATATCGCGAACGAGTACCAGGTTCGGTCGCTGCCGACGCTGATCATCGAGAACGACGACGGCATCGTCGAGCGCTTCGTCGGCGTCACCCAGCGCAACGACATCGAGGACGCCCTCGAGTCGGCCGGCGCATAAACGACGAACACCGGCGGTTCTCTTCGGTTTTCGCGATCGACGAGCGACCGCGCCCGCGGTTTCGTTTGACGCACTCGCTCGAGGCGCAGGTACTCCTCAAGCGGATCGAACCGTGAGAACGTCGAGCGGAGCGAACCAGGACGGTGGTCACGCCGGCTCAGTCGACGCCGTCTAGAGCCACTTCACGCCGACGTCGTGCATCTCCTCGTTGTACTTCGCGATGTTGATGACCAGCGGCGTGACGCTCTCGACTTCGGCCGCGTTGGCCAGCGGTCCGGCCTCAAGCGCGCGCAAGCCGTCGATCTCGTTCGCGATCGACAGGACGGTTGCCGCGGCGTCCGAGTCATCGGCGACGACGAGCGTGTCGAGCCCGAGGTCGTTGTCGAGGTTCGACAGCGCGTCGGCCGCGAGGTTGTGGAACGCGCCGACGACCGGCACCTCGTCGGGGGCCCGCTGTGCGACGAGTTCGGTGACGCTGCCGGCGTCCGGCGGGTGGTAGTGCAGGCCGTCCTCGTCGCCCTGCATGCCGACCGCGGGAGTGATCAGAATCGAGTCCGCGTCGAGGCTGTCGGCGACCGCTTCGACGGTGTCGCCGACGTAGTACGGCGGGACGCTGAGAATGACGACGTCGGCTCGATCGGCCGCCATCTCGTTGCCAAAGCCCTTGATATCGGCGTCGGCACCGCGCGCCTCGAGTTCGTCTTCGTATTCCGCGACCGCGTCGCGAGCCTTCTCGGGATCCCTCGAGCCGATGAGGATCTCGTGGTCCGTATCCCGGGCAAACCGCAGTGCGAGCCCTTCGCCGATGTCGCCGGTGCCGCCGAGCAGTGCAATTCGCATACGCACCTCTCGGGAGGGCACCCGAATAAAAGGGCCGGGGATCGGCCGATATCGCCGGGTTCTCGGACGGAAACTTCCACCCGGACCCGTTTCAACGCGATCGACAGACTCGACCAAATCCGCGAGAGGGGAGTCGAAAACGTTCCGTCGAACGAGCTCGATTCGTCGGTGGTCTGAACGCGACGGAGAAGATCGTCTCGAGAGAGAC is a window encoding:
- the npdG gene encoding NADPH-dependent F420 reductase, with the translated sequence MRIALLGGTGDIGEGLALRFARDTDHEILIGSRDPEKARDAVAEYEDELEARGADADIKGFGNEMAADRADVVILSVPPYYVGDTVEAVADSLDADSILITPAVGMQGDEDGLHYHPPDAGSVTELVAQRAPDEVPVVGAFHNLAADALSNLDNDLGLDTLVVADDSDAAATVLSIANEIDGLRALEAGPLANAAEVESVTPLVINIAKYNEEMHDVGVKWL
- the pdxT gene encoding pyridoxal 5'-phosphate synthase glutaminase subunit PdxT, with translation MSLTAGVVAVQGDVEEHAAAIERAAAVRDREVTVREIRESGIVPDCDLLAMPGGESTTISRLLHSEGIAPEIRAHVAAGKPLLATCAGLIVASSDAGDDRIEELGVLDVSVERNAFGRQKDSFEAPLAVAGLDEPYPAVFIRAPAIDSVGGADVLASWDDRPVAVRDGPVVGTSFHPELTPDSRIHGLAFFENDAATTPALEEPR
- a CDS encoding four-helix bundle copper-binding protein, whose protein sequence is MALQQLENAHSDEHMQECIDNCLEAAQVCEWCADACAGEGEGMARCIRLCRDVADIASLHARFMARNSGYHQELGELCADLCEECAEECEQHDHDHCQACAEVLPKCAESCREMAGA
- a CDS encoding bifunctional nuclease family protein, translating into MQASIDAVRVAGTPQGPVPVVVLAVDGEDDVVPIFIGFSEATSIARGLEAEDIGRPLTHDLLLDVMEELGSRIDRVVVNEIKERGDGQGGTYIADLHLETARGETVVDARPSDSLALAARTNAPIEVSESVFEDGRDDSEKFDELEDIRNVSGEM
- a CDS encoding DUF5518 domain-containing protein, with the protein product MTNWRAVFVGFVVATVFGIVGLVVPGVGQLAAGLLGGFVAGYMAGGGIGSGVWHGLLAGSLGGIIGGLLLAVAVGLAGLALGPLGGAISGAAGIGIFLLAVTISIVMALESAVAGAVGAAVSN
- a CDS encoding co-chaperone YbbN, with the protein product MTVTLKDFYADWCGPCKTQDPILEDLEDDWEGRFEVEKVNVDEQQDIANEYQVRSLPTLIIENDDGIVERFVGVTQRNDIEDALESAGA
- the hisE gene encoding phosphoribosyl-ATP diphosphatase; its protein translation is MDETLEELFAVIEDRKETLPEDSYTASLFTHEKGENEVLEKLGEETTELVLAAKDDDREEIAHEGADIVYHLLVLLSMKDMELSDLEAELEARR
- a CDS encoding citrate/2-methylcitrate synthase: MSPSVYDPRLESVTVAETSLSDIDGENGDLLIGGYPVAELATNATYEETVFLLFEGRLPTAEELADFRGALVSRRNLPSAVRAVLREAAAADEPVMDAIRMGIAAATLETDATEPRAAAERVVAVFPTIAAAYWRYRRGAEPVAPDEELGHAANYLYMLTGERPADTDVRGLEAFLTTLIEHGLNPSTFTARTVLSTESDVVSAVTAAVGTFKGSRHGGGLELVADALQTVHESGGGEAYVREKLDAGERVKGFGHPVYEGRDPRAPVLSAVAERLADGSGDDFLETVREFEAVAGDVLAERVPKRGTEPNVEFYAAAVLRAIGLPRELFTATFGVSRVGGWTAHCLEQLADNDLVRPTGRYVGATEQAWLPVENRYVAGDSVVRHPVESSSLEPVSETLAVLSEPSRLELLLLLSDRDDVVSYSALRASSSIEDKGRFNYHLRQLREYFVAKREAGYELTDAGRTVVRSVLTEGRLADDLRK
- a CDS encoding citrate synthase codes for the protein MSETVNRGLEGITVAETRLSDIDGESGALTIGGFPVAELATNATYEESVFLLVEDRLPTAAELADFRADLASRREISEEVRAVLRRAAAEDRPAMDALRMGLAASTLGTAESVSEETARRVVAVVPTIVATYWRYRRGNEPVPPREDLGHAANYLYMLTGTEPDEATVRGLETYLNTVVDHGVNASTFTARTVVSTQSDLVSAATAAVGSLKGPLHGGAPGPVLDMLRTVHERGDPDAYVREKLDAGERLMGFGHRVYRVRDPRAAVLSSAADRLYQGRDDDFFETVRAFETVAVDALAARGGDRRLDTNVEFYTAALLEGVGIPMELFTTTFAVSRVAGWMAHCLEQRADNRLIRPVSRHVGETDRTWTPVDER
- a CDS encoding DUF4177 domain-containing protein, producing MSRIDARRWEYRTLRPVRGETKKEAEDPQAALNEHGADGWELVETIDYTGGGTKYLVFKRPAETSAGADDG
- a CDS encoding preprotein translocase subunit Sec61beta encodes the protein MDKGQNTGGLMSSAGLVRYFDSEDSNAIRIDPKTVIAFGVMLGVLVQLLTFVS